A single region of the Streptomyces vilmorinianum genome encodes:
- a CDS encoding MFS transporter has translation MNEHTTDRRGGAVWALVITGAAGFMAALDNLVVTTALPSIREDLGGALHDLEWTVSAYTLTFAVLLMFGAALGDRFGRRRLFIVGLGIFTAASAGAALAPGIDTLIAARAVQGVGAAIMMPLTLTLLTAAVPAAKRGMAYGIWGAVNGLAVASGPLIGGALTEHVSWQWIFWLNVPIGLALLPLARLRLAESYGPGARLDIAGTLLASGGLFGIVYGLIRGPIDGWTSGTVLTGLIAGGALLGAFVHHGIRTKAPMLPMRLFRSRAFSGINAASLLMFLGMFGSIFLLSQYMQGVLGYSPTEAGLRMLPWTGMPMIVAPLAGYLSDRIGGRPVVAAGLALQALGLGWSALVVAPDMAYTAQLPALIISGIGMALYFAPAASLVMSSVRPSEQGIASGANNALREVGGALGVAVMASIFAAQGGYGSGQEFVDGLRPALWVGAGFVVLGAVAALFVPSRRPARPSAEAEKPELVAV, from the coding sequence GGCCGCCGGCTTCATGGCGGCCCTCGACAACCTCGTCGTCACCACCGCCCTGCCCTCGATCCGCGAGGACCTCGGGGGAGCGCTCCACGACCTCGAATGGACGGTGAGCGCGTACACCCTCACCTTCGCCGTCCTGCTGATGTTCGGCGCCGCCCTCGGAGACCGTTTCGGACGCAGGCGGCTGTTCATCGTCGGGCTCGGGATCTTCACCGCGGCCTCGGCGGGCGCGGCCCTCGCGCCCGGCATCGACACCCTGATCGCCGCCCGCGCCGTCCAGGGCGTCGGCGCCGCCATCATGATGCCGCTCACCCTGACCCTGCTCACCGCCGCCGTACCCGCCGCCAAGCGCGGCATGGCGTACGGCATCTGGGGCGCCGTCAACGGCCTCGCGGTGGCCTCAGGGCCGCTCATCGGCGGCGCCCTCACCGAGCACGTCTCCTGGCAGTGGATCTTCTGGCTGAACGTCCCGATCGGCCTCGCCCTGCTGCCGCTCGCCCGGCTTCGCCTGGCCGAGTCGTACGGCCCCGGCGCCCGGCTCGACATCGCCGGCACCCTGCTCGCCAGCGGCGGTCTCTTCGGGATCGTGTACGGACTCATCCGCGGCCCGATCGACGGCTGGACCAGCGGAACCGTCCTCACCGGCCTGATCGCGGGCGGCGCGCTCCTGGGCGCCTTCGTCCACCACGGCATCCGCACCAAGGCGCCGATGCTCCCGATGCGCCTCTTCCGCAGCCGCGCCTTCAGCGGGATCAACGCGGCGAGCCTGCTGATGTTCCTCGGCATGTTCGGCTCGATCTTCCTGCTCAGCCAGTACATGCAGGGCGTGCTCGGCTACTCGCCGACCGAGGCGGGCCTGCGGATGCTGCCCTGGACGGGCATGCCGATGATCGTGGCACCCCTGGCCGGCTATCTGTCCGACCGGATCGGGGGCCGCCCCGTCGTCGCGGCCGGTCTCGCGCTCCAGGCCCTCGGCCTCGGCTGGTCCGCGCTCGTCGTCGCCCCCGACATGGCGTACACCGCCCAGCTGCCCGCCCTGATCATCAGCGGGATCGGCATGGCCCTCTACTTCGCGCCCGCCGCCAGCCTGGTCATGTCCAGCGTCCGCCCGTCCGAGCAGGGCATCGCCTCCGGCGCCAACAACGCCCTGCGCGAGGTCGGCGGAGCCCTCGGCGTCGCCGTGATGGCCTCGATCTTCGCCGCCCAGGGCGGCTACGGCTCCGGGCAGGAGTTCGTGGACGGACTGCGGCCCGCGCTGTGGGTCGGAGCCGGGTTCGTCGTCCTGGGAGCGGTGGCGGCGCTGTTCGTGCCCTCGCGGCGGCCGGCCCGGCCGTCCGCCGAGGCCGAGAAGCCCGAGCTGGTCGCCGTGTGA